One window of the Deltaproteobacteria bacterium genome contains the following:
- a CDS encoding DNA-binding protein: MNRLNEKDAAMYLGISVKWMQQARCYGRGPKYVKIGRSVRYNVADLDAYIASRTVNPQA; the protein is encoded by the coding sequence ATGAACAGATTGAACGAGAAAGACGCGGCAATGTATCTTGGAATTTCCGTCAAGTGGATGCAGCAGGCACGGTGCTATGGGCGGGGGCCAAAGTACGTCAAGATCGGTCGGTCCGTCCGCTACAACGTGGCGGATCTAGACGCCTACATTGCATCCCGAACCGTGAATCCGCAGGCGTAG